The Halobellus sp. MBLA0158 genome has a window encoding:
- a CDS encoding Rid family detoxifying hydrolase translates to MKRTISTDDAPAAVGAYSQATTNGDLVFTAGQLPLTTDGELLDDEPVDEQTRQCLRNVEAILESEGLSLSDVVKTTVFLDDIDDFDAFNEAYSEFFDEEPPARSAVGAGAVPKGAAVEIEAVATTE, encoded by the coding sequence ATGAAACGAACTATCAGCACCGACGACGCACCCGCCGCAGTCGGCGCGTACAGCCAGGCGACGACGAACGGCGATCTGGTCTTCACCGCGGGCCAGCTCCCGCTGACGACCGACGGCGAACTGCTCGACGACGAACCCGTAGACGAACAGACCCGCCAGTGCCTCCGGAACGTGGAGGCGATCCTCGAATCCGAGGGGCTCTCGCTGTCGGACGTCGTGAAGACGACAGTCTTCCTCGACGACATCGACGACTTCGACGCGTTCAACGAGGCCTACAGCGAGTTCTTCGACGAGGAGCCGCCCGCCCGCAGCGCCGTCGGCGCGGGGGCGGTCCCGAAGGGCGCGGCCGTCGAGATCGAGGCCGTCGCGACGACCGAGTAG
- a CDS encoding EamA family transporter, translating into MNPAILFGAGTMIAWGFWIIFGDVASNTIDPETAAFLSYLTATVVTGLYVLLSDASFAVTHRGLVFSAVAGVAAAVGVVSTFVGVTVGSTAVVSTIGGMYFVTAAVISVAALGEPLSLQKAAGIGLALVAIVVINQ; encoded by the coding sequence GTGAATCCCGCGATCCTCTTCGGCGCGGGCACGATGATCGCGTGGGGCTTTTGGATCATCTTCGGCGACGTCGCCTCCAACACCATCGATCCCGAGACGGCCGCGTTCCTCTCGTATCTCACGGCCACGGTCGTCACCGGGCTGTACGTCCTCCTCTCGGACGCCTCGTTCGCGGTGACCCACCGCGGCCTGGTCTTCTCGGCGGTCGCGGGCGTCGCGGCCGCCGTCGGCGTCGTCTCCACGTTCGTCGGGGTGACGGTCGGCTCGACGGCCGTGGTCTCGACGATCGGCGGGATGTACTTCGTGACCGCCGCGGTGATAAGCGTCGCCGCGCTGGGCGAACCGCTGTCGCTCCAGAAGGCCGCGGGGATCGGCCTGGCGCTCGTCGCGATCGTCGTCATCAATCAGTGA